A window of Oncorhynchus nerka isolate Pitt River linkage group LG4, Oner_Uvic_2.0, whole genome shotgun sequence contains these coding sequences:
- the LOC115128221 gene encoding dnaJ homolog subfamily C member 8-like, protein MNEAEMAAAGGEPSAQSGPDDLFNHFYTEVKQIEKRDSVLTSKQQIDRLLRPGSSYFNLNPFEVLQIDPEATDEELKKRFRALSILVHPDKNQDDPDRAQLAFEAVDKAYKNLLEPEQKKRAVDVIQAGREYVEHNMKEKKKQLKKDGKPQFVEEDDPEMFRQAVYKQTMKLFAELEIKRKEREAKDMHERKRAREEEIETAEKAKREREWQKNFEETRDGRVDSWRSFQAGKGKAKKEKKPRSFLKPPKVKMEQRE, encoded by the exons ATGAATGAAGCCGAGATGGCGGCTGCTGGAGGAGAGCCCTCTGCCCAGAGTGGTCCGGATGATTTGTTCAATCATTTCTACACAGAG GTAAAGCAGATAGAGAAAAGAGATTCTGTGCTAACCTCGAAGCAGCAAATAGACAGGCTGCTCAGACCTGGGTCGTCCTACTTCAATTTAAACCCCTTTGAG GTGTTACAAATCGATCCAGAGGCAACAGATGAGGAGTTGAAGAAGAGATTCCGAGCG TTGTCCATCTTGGTCCATCCAGACAAGAACCAGGATGATCCAGACAGAGCACAACTAGCCTTTGAAG CTGTGGACAAGGCATACAAAAACCTGCTGGAACCAGAACAGAAGAAGAGGGCAGTTGATGTAATCCAAGCAGGAAGGGAATATGTTGAGCATAAT AtgaaagagaagaagaaacagCTGAAGAAGGATGGGAAGCCTCAATTCGTGGAGGAGGATGACCCAGAAATG TTCAGACAGGCGGTGTACAAGCAGACTATGAAGTTGTTTGCAGAGCTTGAAAtcaagaggaaggagagggaagccAAGGACATGCATGAACG GAAAAGGGCAAGAGAGGAAGAGATTGAGACGGCAGAGAAAGCTAAGCGAGAGAGGGAATGGCAGAAGAACTTTGAG GAAACAAGGGATGGCCGAGTGGATAGTTGGAGGAGTTTCCAGGCAGGCAAAGGCAAAGCTAAAAAAGAGAAGAAACCCCGGTCGTTCTTGAAGCCTCCTAAAGTCAAGATGGAGCAGAGAGAGTGA
- the LOC115128220 gene encoding dual specificity protein kinase CLK2-like isoform X3: MQCIDHCRGGAAVALKIIKNVEKYKEAARLEINVLERINEKDPENKHLCVQMYDWFDYHGHMCISFELLALSTFDFLKENNYLPYSIAQVRHMAYQLCLSVKFLHDTKLTHTDLKPENILFVNSDFTMTYNVEKKRDERTVKSTDVRVVDFGSATFDHEHHSTIVSTRHYRAPEVILELGWSQPCDVWSIGCILFEYYLGFTLFQTHDNREHLAMMERILGPVPSRMIRKTRKQKYFYRGRLDWDESSSAGRYVRENCKPLRRYLLSEAEEHHRLFDLIESMLEYEPAKRLALADSLRHPFFESGTAGDAVGGKSWEGNRDISR; the protein is encoded by the exons ATGCAATGTATTGACCATTGTCG GGGAGGGGCCGCTGTTGCTCTGAAGATCATAAAAAATGTGGAGAAATACAAGGAAGCAGCTCGTCTGGAGATCAATGTGCTGGAGAGAATCAATGAGAAAGATCCGGAAAACAAACA CCTGTGTGTGCAGATGTATGACTGGTTCGACTACCACGGCCACATGTGTATCTCCTTCGAGCTGCTGGCCCTCAGTACCTTCGACTTCCTCAAGGAGAACAACTACCTGCCCTATTCCATTGCCCAGGTCCGACACATGGCCTACCAGCTATGCCTGTCCGTCAAGT TTCTTCATGATACCAAGTTGACGCACACAGACCTGAAGCCAGAAAACATCCTGTTTGTCAATTCCGACTTCACTATGACCTATAATGTAGAGAAG AAGCGCGACGAGCGGACAGTGAAGAGCACGGACGTACGGGTGGTGGACTTTGGCAGCGCCACATTTGACCACGAGCACCACAGCACCATCGTCTCCACACGGCACTACCGTGCCCCGGAAGTCATACTAG AGCTGGGCTGGAGCCAGCCGTGTGATGTGTGGAGCATCGGTTGCATCCTGTTCGAGTACTACCTGGGCTTCACCTTGTTCCAG ACTCATGATAACAGGGAGCATCTGGCCATGATGGAGAGAATACTGGGGCCGGTGCCCTCCAGGATGATACGCAAGACAAG GAAGCAGAAATATTTTTACCGTGGCCGTCTGGACTGGGACGAGAGCTCGTCAGCTGGGAGATACGTGAGGGAGAACTGCAAACCCTTACGG AGGTACCTGTTGTCGGAAGCCGAGGAGCACCATCGGTTGTTTGACCTGATTGAGAGCATGCTGGAATACGAGCCCGCTAAGCGCCTGGCCCTGGCAGACTCCCTCAGACACCCTTTCTTCGAATCGGGGACAGCAGGCGATGCAGTGGGGGGGAAGAGCTGGGAGGGCAACCGCGACATCAGCCGGTGA